The [Clostridium] scindens ATCC 35704 nucleotide sequence AACTCCACGCCTCTTCTCTCTCTGATCCTTCGGAGCCGATGCAACATCATCATTAGCCACAACTGTTTTCACCGTGATTCCTGCCTTTTTCGCCATCTTCACAGCCATCTTTACATTCATGTTATCACCGGAATAATTCCCGTACAGGCACGCAACACCTTTTCCCTGATCCGCTACTTTACAGGCATCAAGAAACGCTGCCGCTGTGGGAGAAGAACAGATTTCCCCAACTGCTGCTGCATCACACATATTCTCGCCTACATATCCGATAAATGCAGGCTTATGCCCGGAGCCTCCTCCTGTCACTACACCTACTTTATTTTCAGGAATGTTCTTTGCCTTTACAACTCTTCCATTGTCCGTAGTTTCCACGATATCAGAATGAGCCTTTAAGAAGCCTTTAAGCATCTCATCTACAATATTGTCCGGGTTGTTCATTATACGTTGCATATAATTTCTCCTTCCTTCTTTTACACGGTTATTCTATAACGCTTCTATTAATCCTCCATGTCTGGCACGAGAATAACTTTCAATGCTCCGTTCTCACCTGTCTTGGCAATATGGAAACCTTCTTCCCATTTCTCCAGCGGGAACTTATGAGTTACAACACCCTCTGTCGGAAGCTTGCCGTTTCCAATCCATTCAATTACTGTATCGTAACAGAATGGGCTTAAGTGTACGCCCAGAAGGTCTAACTCTTTCCTGTCGGAGATGATGCTCCAGTCTACTGTTACTGGCTGGCCGAAAACAGAGAACTCTACGAACCTTCCCATCTTACGGATACAATCCAGTCCCTGCTGTACGCTGGACGGGTGTCCGCTTGCTTCAATATAGATATCGCAGCCGTAACCTCCTGTCAGTTCTTTAATTCTGGCTACTACGTCTTCTTTGCTTGGATTCATAACCATATCTGCGCCAAATTCTTTTGCTTTCTTAAGACGTGCATCATTTACATCTAATACAATAAGCAGTTTTGGATTCGCCTGTTTAAGAGCGCCTACCATTCCAAGGCCAAGCGTCCCTACTCCAGACTGTACGACTACGTCCGTCGTCTTTACCTGCGCACGGTCTACACAATGGAAAGAACATGCGTAAGGCTCAATGAGGGCTGCCTGCTCAACTGGCATATCTGCCGGAACAAAATATGGCAATGCTTCTTTTGTCAGTTTTACATACTCTGCCATTCCGCCATTTACATTGTTCTGGAATCCGAACAAGTCATGCTTCTCGCACATCCAGTGACGTCCCGTCTTACAGAACATACACTCTCCACACGGAACAATCTGCTCCGGGCAGATGCGGTCGCCAATTTTCCAGTCGCCCTTTACATTTGGTCCGATTTCCACAACTTTTCCTACAAACTCATGTCCCGGAATCATAGGTTCTTTTATGTATTTTGGCTGTCCGTCAAATCCCCAGAAACTTGCCGCTCCTGCAAATGCTTTTGTATCGCCTGCACAGATTCCACAAGCCTCTACCTTCAGGATCATCTCCCCTTCTCCGGCTCTCGGAGTATCTACCATCTCAAAACGGTAATCTCCCGGCGCATATGCCACAATCGCTTTCATTTTATCTGGTAAATTTCTCATATTTTTTCCCTCCTGTTTTTAATTTTTTTATATGTCATTTTATTTCTCACGAATACGGTTTCCTGTCTCCAGGTCAAATAAATGCGTCTTCTCGCCGCGCACTTCCAGTTTAATAATGTCCCCGGCTTTATATCTGGTCTCATCGTCTGTAATAAGCATCAGAAGCGTATCCCCCACATGGATCCCAATATGTCTCTCATCGCCAAGGTTCTCAAAAGTAGCAACCTTTTCCGAAGTACCTGCAGAATCCGGGCCTCCAATTAAAACATCCATAGGACGCACGCCCATCTTACATTTGAATCCGTTGCTCACTACATTATTATATCGCTTTGGAACTGCTATCTTAAGGCCGCTGCCTTCGAATGTGAAGAAGAATTTCTCTCCCTCTCCTACAATTGTCGTCTCCAGAATGTTCATTGGCGGCTCGCCGATAAAGGAAGCAACGAACTCATTTACCGGATCGTCATATACCTCCGCCGGCGTCCCGAACTGCTGAAGCACTCCGAAGTTGATAATCGCAATCTTATCTGCCAGCGACATAGCCTCTAACTGGTCATGAGTTACATAGATTGTGGTACATTTAATTTCATTAATTAGACGCTTAATCTCTGTACGCATTGCCTGCCGGGCTTTTCCGTCAAGGTGAGACAAAGGCTCATCCATCAGGAGAAGTTCGGGGCGGCGGATAATGGCACGTGCGATATTAACACGCTGCTTCTGCCCTCCTGAAAGCTTAACCGGCATTTTATCAAGAAGATCATCGCACTGCATCAGCGGGGCAATCTCCCTGACACGCTTATCAATCTCTGCCTTGTCTACGCCTTTTGCCTTCAGGTTGAAGGCAATATTGTCATACACCGTAAGAGGCGGGTACATCGCATAATCTTCAAATGCCAGGCCGATATGTCTGTCCTTAGGATGTAGATTATTCACCAGTGTGTCGCCGATGTAGATTTCTCCTTTTGTAATTGTCTCCAGGCCGGCAGTCATACGCAGAGTCGTCGTCTTGCCACAGCCGGAAGGCCCCAGAAGCGCGATAAACTCACCCTGCTCGCACTCGAGGTTCAGATCATTTACAGCGTAATCATTGAGTTTTGCGCCCTTTTTCTTCTTACCGTCATTATCGTAACGCTTATAAAGATGTTTTATCGTTAATCCCGCCATCCTCTTATCCCTCCTGTTCCGCTGCGAGGGCTTTCACCGCCGCCTCATTATATCTGCTGATGTATTGCTTCGTCTCTGCATGGAAGAACATAGAGCGATTCATCTCCAGGTCAACGTAAATGTCCTGGTCAATCTTCACCGACAGTCCATTAGGAGCAATCATCCGAAGCTGCAGAGCGCCGCACTCTGTAATAATAACCGACTTATTACCAATGCTTTCATAACTGTATACACTGCATTTTATGTAACCGTCTTTTGGCTCGAAGGAATATTTCACGTTCTGCGGACGGATTCCCACCTCAATATCAGTAAGCCCTGTCTCCTCTAATTTTGCAAAGAGATCCTTATCCTCCGGAAGCTCATATGTCTTTTCAATATCATTAAAAGTAAAGGAGTATCCTCCGGAAGTCTTCGCCAGTTTTCCTGCTATAATATTGATTTCCGGGTCTCCCATAAGCTGAGATACAAATTCATTGCAAGGCATATAATAAATCTCATCACTTGTTCCGACCTGCACAATCTTACCTTCATTCACAATGGCAATCCTGTCTCCAAGTGACATGGCTTCCATGAAGTCATGGGTTACATAGATACTTGTCGTTCCAAAATTAGCCTGAATATCTTTCAGTTCTGTACGCATCGCATTACGGAGCTTTGCGTCAAGATGCGCCAAAGGTTCATCCATCAGGTACACTCTCGGAGAACGCACAAGCGCACGTCCCATCGCCACACGCTGCTTCTGCCCATTGGAGAGCTGGCTCGGCAGACGATCCAGAAGATTCTCCATCTTCATCATTGCGGCTACTTCGTGTACTTTCTTTTTAATATATTCCTCATCTTTTTTGTAAAGCTTGCTCCTCAGGGGTGAGGCCATATTATCATACACCGTCATCTGCGGATACAGAGCATAGTTCTCAAATACCATCGCCGTATCTCTGTGGGCGGCGTCTACCAGGTTAACTGTCTTTCCATCAAACTTTATCATGCCTTCTTCCGGGAGTTGGATTCCTGCAATGCAATTCAGAATTGTAGTTTTTCCTGCTCCAGCAGGACCAAACAGCACGAAAAATTCTTTGTCCTTTATATCAAGAGATATTCCATCGAGAGCCGTAACTTTTCCAAATTTTTTCGTAATATTTTCTAATTGTATTCTTGCCATATTCTCACACCTATCCCTTCACTGCACCGAAACTTAAGCCTCGTACTAAGTGCTTCTGTATACAAAGTGCAAAAATAATCGCCGGCAGAGCGGAAATGGTCGCGGCAACAGCCAACTGTCCATAATGTGCACTGTCTGTTCCAAGGAACTTCGTGATTGCAACCGTAATCGGCTGAACATTTGTGCCTCCCAGCATCAGCGGGAATGTAAAACAATTCCAAGCGAAGATAAATGCCAGCAGGGCTGCAGATACAAGACCAGGCTTAATAAGGGGAACAAGATTCTTGAAGAAAATCTGATACCAACTATATCCATCCACCTGCGCGGCATATTCAATTTCCACAGAAATATCCTCGAAATATCCCCGTACCACCCAGATAAGAAGCGGCATAGAAATCAGCTGATACACCCAAATCAGCCCAAAGTAGGAATCATAAATCCCAAACATCTGATAAACCATAAACAAAGGAAGAACTACCAGAATCTCAGGCGCAAACTTAAAGGAAAGAATCTGGAAAGCAATATCCTCTTTTTTCTTAAAATTATATCTCGCAAGAGCATATGCCGCAGGAACCCCGGCTATAACTGATACGATAACAGCGCCTCCTGCCACGATCAAGCTGTCCAGCATATACTGCAGGTAATCCGACTCCAGCAATACCGCTTTATAATTGTCCAAAGTCGGGCTGAACAAAAATGTTGTCGTGTACATCTCAGCATCTGACTTAATGGACAGAATAAGCATCCACAGAAGCGGGAACAAAGCAAATATTGAATATATAATCAACAGTCCGTTTTGGACAATACGTCCCAATCTTTTTGAAGCTGTATCCATGCTTAACATCCTTTCTATTATTTATTTTTCTTTACTCAGGCAAAGCACCTCTACTCTTCCAAGCCAGCAGCCTGTTTTTGAGCGGCGCGCTGCCTCTTAACAATTTGTTTGGCCACAATATTAATAAATACCCACAGTACCAGAATATATGGAAGTGCATATCCGAATTTCTGGAACTGGAATCCGGTCTGATAAGCCGTCAGCGACAAGTTCATAAGCGTATCGCCAGGTCCGCCCTTAGTAAGCGCAAAGATAATTGCATACTCCTGAAGAGCCGCCATAAGACGGAATAAAAGTGCTATGTACAAACTCGGCTTTAACATCGGCAGAGTCAGGTTGCGGAAATTAAACATTATGCTTCCTCCGTCAATCTTCGCTGATTCAAACGGAGATTTCGGAAGTGACTGCAGGCCTGCCAGCACAAGCAGCATACAAAAAGAAGTATTTACCCACACATCAATCATAACTGCTGTCAGCATCGCAGTAGACGGGCTGGCTGCCCACGGGAAGTTATAAACTCCAAAAATATTCAGGAACTTCTCCAAAATACCAACTGAGTTGTTCAGCATCAGCTGCCATACGATTGTCGCCGTAACCGGTGCGACCATCAATGGGAAAATCAATGCCACTCTCATAATCTTAGAGAATTTGTTATTCAGATTATTTAATAAGATCGCAATTCCCATTCCAAGTCCCATCTCAATTACGGTACTGAAAAATGCATATCTCAAAGTTACCCATACTGCTTTCCAGAATTGGCTGGACTGCAGAATATCAATCCAGTTTCTTAATCCCACGAAACTATATGTAGGCATTCTGAAAGAATAGTTGGTCAAAGAATAATATATTGCCATTACGAACGGAACCATAATCCCAATCGTAATGATAAGCGCAGGCGCTACAATCAAATACGGAAGTACCCGTGTCTTAAACGGCAGCACGTTCAGCTCGTTCACGGCAGCACCGGCTTTTTTCTGTTCTTTCATCCCGATTCCTCCAATCATATTTTTTACCTAAATCCTTCAATCTTCAAGGAATTTTTCCCCTGTCATGATAAAGAGCCAAGGAGGGTCAGGTAACCCCTCCTCGACTCTAACCCTTTCAGAAAGAATAAATCCATATAGGTTGATATACTCTTTCTAATTATTATTCCTCTATTTCCAGATCGGCTACAATCTTATCCAGTTCTCCCTTAAGTGTCTTCATCGCTTCCTCTGTGGATGAATACTTGTCACTTGTTACAAGGTCCTGAAGTGTTTCAGCCCATTTTGTCGTACACTCGAAGAAGTACGGCTGAGGTGTAAACTGAATAGATGCATTCTCTGTAAGTTCTGCGATAGATTCAAGATAATTATCTGCGGAACCAACGATTGCCCTGTATTCATCGCTCTCCATTACAGAAGTGCGCGGAGTATCTGGGCTTGCTCCCTCTGTTCCTGAATACAGCATATATTCTGGGCTTGTGAAGTACTGAATGAAATACCATGCAGCATCTTTATTCTTAGAGTCAGCATTCATTGCCAATGACCAGATCCAGATATTTGCTTTCATATCATCTGCTGTCTTTCCTTCCGGAAGCGGAATTGTAGACCATGCAATATTGCCGGATTCCTGAGAAGCGCCTTCAAAGTTCTGGAAGTATCCTGCGCTTGTAGCGTCAAACAGCATTGCTGCCTTTCCTGCTCCAAGGTCTGCACTTGCCTCATACCATGTGTAATTTGTCCATTGCGGAGCGCCTGCTTCTTTAATCATGTTTACCCAGTAATCTGTCATAGCAATTGCCTCTTCGGAATCAAGCTTACATACGAGCTTGCCATCTTCGATAGCGAAGTCCTGCCCGCCCCATGTTGAGAACAGTGACATATATCCCGGATGAATTGTTGCCCACTCACGTGTACCGCGCACTGCAATGCCATAAGAACCTGAGCCATTAAACTCTTTCAATGCTTTTGCAGTCTCCAGCAGTTCATCTGTAGTTGTAGGAACTGTCATTCCTTTTTCCTCAAATACTGCTTTGTTGTAAGCAAGGTTGTTTAATTCCCAGCCCATAGGAAGCGCCCACTGTGATCCTTCTCCTACTTTATGTCCCGGAACAAGATCCCATTTCAGTCCGTCTACAACGGCCGGGATAAAATCGTCAAAATTGTAATCCGGCGCAGTCTTAGCCGGGTCATTGATGTAGTTCTCCAACGGCTCCATATATCCAGCCGGAGCATACTCCCATACCTGGTAAGCACCTGTCATGTAAACATCCGGCGTACCAGAACGGCTGCTTAAGGAAGTATTAAGTTTATCAAAATAGTTAGATTCCGGTGTGGAAGAGTACTTAACTTTAATTCCCGTAAGTTCTTCAAACTCTGGAATTTTCTCAATTACTGCCTTTGAATAGTTATGCTCATTAAACATAACATTCAATGTTGTGCCTTCATAATTCTTCCAGTCAAAATCCTCGGCATTCCCTGCCTCGTAGTCTTCTGATTCACCAGCGTTGTTGCTAACAGTCTTGCCGCCGCAGCCAACAAGCATTGATGCAACCATCGCCGTGCACAGAAGAACACTTACAATTCGTTTTTTCATACCTTTCTTTCCTCCCTTATTGTGAAGTTTGTTTTGCATAAAATGTATCACTTCAGTTTACCTGCCTGAATTATTTTATGCATTTTGCCTAAAATCATGGTATCATTTTGCGCGACTTCTGTCAAGTATCTTTACACTTGTCACATTTCACAAAATTTCATCTACTTTTTGCACTATTTTTTTCTTTGTTTTGGTTAATTTTTTGTTTGTTTTTTATTTAACAATTCTTTTTGGCCTTGCAGTTCAGGGGTTTTTAGTGTATGATTACTTTTAGTTGATTAATAAGAACAGAATCCGGGAGGACAGAAGATGAAAGTTTTTGAATATGACCATGGATTTATGAGATACGCAACTCTTTTAAGCCGCCTCACACTTCTAAACCTACTCTGGCTTGCGCTGTGCATTCCGCTTGTTACAGCCGGCGCCGCCACTGCGGCCCTTTATCATTCTGCCTTCTGCCTCATGAACGGAGATGTTCATATTGCACGTAATTTTAAAGACGGGCTGAAACTTTACTGGAAGAAGGGTACAATTGTATGGATTTTCATGGCGATACTGACATCTGCCTTTGTTCTTGCATATTATCTTCTCAACACCGCTAAAATCCCCAATAATCTGGCACTAACTGTCGTTGCCGGAATTGCTTTTCTTACACTATTGTTAGTTATGCTTTGGATCTTTCCTGTAATGGTTAATTTTTCCGGGAAGTTATCTGAACTTGTATTTAATGCTTTTGTCTTCGCATTCATGTACGCTCCCGTCACATTGATTGCAGCAGCATTTTATGGAATCGGAGGGTTCTTATTTATCCGCTTCCTCTCCACGCGTCTTCTCGTAATCCTGTTTGGCCCGGCATTAATTGTGTATTGCACGCTTGTACTGTTTGAAAAAGTATTTCAGAAATACAAAGCAAAAAAAGAATAAGGCAGAGTGTGCTTGGCACACCCTGCCCTGTTCTTTTTATAAGTTTATCTGCTAGTCGAATTTAAATGCAACTTTAAAATCTCCGTGATTTCCAGTCGCGTAATCGAATGCTTTCTCCCACTCTTCAATCTTGAACATGCTGGATGCTACCCCATCTGTCTTCAGGTTCCCTTTCATCATGTTCTCAATTACAAATGGATATGCATACGGGCTTAAATGCGCGCCCAGAATACCCAGTTCTTTACGGTCTCCGATAATAGACCAGTCAACAGATGTCTCTGACCCGAATACGCTGAATTCTACGAACCTCCCCAGTTTACGCGTAACTGCCAGTCCCTGGATAACACTGGATGGATGTCCTGTAACCTCGATGTATACATCACACCCATAATCATTTGTCAACGCCTTAATTTCTTTATCTATATCGCATTTTCCAGGGTTAAACACAAGATCTGCCCCGAATTCTTTCGTCTTCTCCAGACGTCCATCCTGCATATCAAGTACAATAAGAAGTTTCGGGTTCTTCATTCTTGCATATGTAATCATTCCAAGTCCAAGAGTCCCCGCGCCAGAAATAACAACCACATCTTCATTGGTGATGCTCCCTCTGTCTACCGCATGTTTGGAACAGCCATACGGCTCTATGAGAAGCGCCTGTTCTCATGGCCCGGAATAAATGGGGGTTTTACCCACGACGGCTGTACATCGTCTCCCCAGAACATTGCCGCGCCATGGCTGCACTTAAGATCGCCGGCACAGACTCCACATGCCTCTGTTTTGATAATAATGTCATCTGGCCCGCATGTCGGCGCCGGATACTCCGCCTCAAAGCGATAATCGTCCTTAGCATAAGCCACTAGTGCCTTCATTGTTTTCGGAGTACTTCCCTTGTTCGCCATAATTCATTCCACTTTCTTTCATTAAATTTATACCTCAAACTGTCCCCAGACAGTATCAAGGGCCTTGCTTACCGCACGGTATTTTTTATATTTTTTATCATAAATATCCTGCATATCCGGGTTAGGCTCTACCCTCCCTGATACATGTACCATACACTTTGCCGCCTCTTTATAATCCTTGTACACACCTGCCGCTATCGTAGCCGCCATGCCACAGCCTAATGCCCCCAGTTCCTTAGCATCTACCGTCTCAATCGGAAGCCCCAGGACATCCGCGAACATCTGAACCCATACTTTTGAGTTGGCCGCGCCGCCTGCCATTCGTATTGCTTCCGGCTTCTCTCTGGAAGAAAGAAGTTTCTCAATATGCGTTTTGTGAGAATATACTACTCCTTCATAAATGGCGCGCAACATATGCGCCTTATTATGATAGGTTGTAAGCCCGATAAACGCCCCCTTCCCTAGAGGATGAGTATTGGATCCATAGAGAAATGGAAGGAAATACACATCGCACTCCTCTGCTTTTACAGACGCAACTTTATCATTTACAATACTGTAAATACTCTGTCCTTCTGGAATCAGTTCATTTTCCATGCAATTTTCCAGATACCACTCCAGATTTCCTGAAGATGTAGCGCTGCACTCTTCTACAAGGTAATATCCCGGCATCGCAAACAATGAGTTCATAGCAATGCTGCCATCCATAACCGGCTTCTCGGATATATACTCATTAATGCTCCACGTTCCTGCTATTGTGCACATCTTATCTGGCGAAGTCACATCTACCGCTACCGCACAGGCATCAATGTCAAACATTCCTCCCGCCACTGCCGTCCCTTCGGGAAGCCCGGTCAGTACAGATGCCTCCTCAGATATCGTACCGCACAGGTCATAAGAGTAACGGATTGGCGGAAGCATGTCATACGCTTCCCCGATTCCTAATTTTTCAAGAATATCCCTGTCAAATCTTGCATTTTTCACGTCCATAAGACCAGACCCAGAAATATCCGTAGCCTCACTATAAGCTTCACCGGTTAATCTGAAGCGCACATAATCTTTAACCGAGAACGCATATTGAATATTGTCATACACTTCTCTGTAATGATCCTTAAACCATGCAAGCAGGGACACTTGCTGACAGGCCATAAATTCCTGGCACAGTTGGCCGTGCACCTCATCGTACACACCTGTCTCATACCATTTCTCCGGGTACTTCCATGCCCGGCTGTCTGTAGAAATAATCCCGTTATACGCAGGTTTTCCATCTTTGCCCCACGGATAGAGGCCTTTACCGTGTCCGCACACTGCAATTCCCAGAACATCTTTCCCATCAATGCCTGCTTTCTTAATTGCCCCCTTAATGCAGTCACAGTTAGCAAGCCACAGTTCTTCCATATCTCGTTCTGTATAGCCTGACTTCGGAGTTATGACCTTTGTCTGCTTCCCCAAAGTCGCAATTTCCTTTCCCTGAAGGTCAAAAATCGCCGCTTTCGTTGATGTCCCCCCGTTATCAAGCCCGATTACATACTGTCCCATATTTCAAAGATTCCCTCCTTATCTACAGTCTTTTACAGCAAGGCTTCTGCCATTTTAAATTGCTCATCCAGAAATCTGCGGTTATACGCCACAATCTCTTTCCAGTTTTCTTCGCCGCAATACCAGAACTCTGCCACATATCTTCTTACTCCCTGACGATACAGCTGGGCAATCGCCGGAGGAAAATCCACCTGCCCGGTCCCATAAGGTATCTCCCTAAACTTTCCGGGCGCTGTCTCTTTCAAGTGCGCCGCCGCAATGTACCCTTTTCCTGTTTTTATATCTCCTACAACATCCTTCGTTGCATTAGATATATTGCCTACGTCCGGGTATACCTGAAGATATGGCGAATCCACTCTTTTCACGCTGTACATCGCCTTTTCTATCGTATTCATAAAATCATTTTCCATCGTCTCCATAGCAAGCGTCACGCCGTGGGATGCCGCAAACATCGTCCCTTCTTCCAGGTTCCGGTAAAACCTCTCTTTTGTAGTCTCATCGCTTGTCTCTTCATAATAGCAGTCATATCCCTGTGTCTGGATAATGCGGATTCCCATCTTCTTAGCAAACAAAACCCCTTTCTGAAGAAGTTCCTTCGCCTCATTCTCCCATTTCTTACTGCCAAGCGGATACTTTCTCTGCGCGCTGAAGCAAATTGTCTCTATTGGCACTCCGGTCTCCACCTGTATCTGCCTCAACTCTGAAATCTGCTCGTTGCTCCAGTCCAGCCGGGACATTCTCTCGGCAGTCTCATCTACGCTCATTTCCACGTAGTCGAACCCTGCTTCCTTCGCAGCCAGAAGCCGCTCCTTCCAATTAAGTTCCGGCGGAAGCGCCTTTTCATATATTCCAAGCCGATAATCGCATTCTGCCTTCATTTTCTCCTCCTTTCAATTTATAAGTCATCATCTTGAATGTAATTATATAATTTTTGTCAGCCAAAGGCAATGACATTTTTCCCTTTTTCAGACTTTTGTATTTAGTATTTTTAGCGGAGCAAAACGTTTTTCACAGAACATTTTTCCAATAAATGAAAGAACAAAGTTTCCTGCCATAGAATAAAGAATGTGCCTCGGCACATTCTCGCGCCGA carries:
- a CDS encoding erythritol/L-threitol dehydrogenase, whose protein sequence is MRNLPDKMKAIVAYAPGDYRFEMVDTPRAGEGEMILKVEACGICAGDTKAFAGAASFWGFDGQPKYIKEPMIPGHEFVGKVVEIGPNVKGDWKIGDRICPEQIVPCGECMFCKTGRHWMCEKHDLFGFQNNVNGGMAEYVKLTKEALPYFVPADMPVEQAALIEPYACSFHCVDRAQVKTTDVVVQSGVGTLGLGMVGALKQANPKLLIVLDVNDARLKKAKEFGADMVMNPSKEDVVARIKELTGGYGCDIYIEASGHPSSVQQGLDCIRKMGRFVEFSVFGQPVTVDWSIISDRKELDLLGVHLSPFCYDTVIEWIGNGKLPTEGVVTHKFPLEKWEEGFHIAKTGENGALKVILVPDMED
- a CDS encoding ABC transporter ATP-binding protein — encoded protein: MAGLTIKHLYKRYDNDGKKKKGAKLNDYAVNDLNLECEQGEFIALLGPSGCGKTTTLRMTAGLETITKGEIYIGDTLVNNLHPKDRHIGLAFEDYAMYPPLTVYDNIAFNLKAKGVDKAEIDKRVREIAPLMQCDDLLDKMPVKLSGGQKQRVNIARAIIRRPELLLMDEPLSHLDGKARQAMRTEIKRLINEIKCTTIYVTHDQLEAMSLADKIAIINFGVLQQFGTPAEVYDDPVNEFVASFIGEPPMNILETTIVGEGEKFFFTFEGSGLKIAVPKRYNNVVSNGFKCKMGVRPMDVLIGGPDSAGTSEKVATFENLGDERHIGIHVGDTLLMLITDDETRYKAGDIIKLEVRGEKTHLFDLETGNRIREK
- a CDS encoding ABC transporter ATP-binding protein; the encoded protein is MARIQLENITKKFGKVTALDGISLDIKDKEFFVLFGPAGAGKTTILNCIAGIQLPEEGMIKFDGKTVNLVDAAHRDTAMVFENYALYPQMTVYDNMASPLRSKLYKKDEEYIKKKVHEVAAMMKMENLLDRLPSQLSNGQKQRVAMGRALVRSPRVYLMDEPLAHLDAKLRNAMRTELKDIQANFGTTSIYVTHDFMEAMSLGDRIAIVNEGKIVQVGTSDEIYYMPCNEFVSQLMGDPEINIIAGKLAKTSGGYSFTFNDIEKTYELPEDKDLFAKLEETGLTDIEVGIRPQNVKYSFEPKDGYIKCSVYSYESIGNKSVIITECGALQLRMIAPNGLSVKIDQDIYVDLEMNRSMFFHAETKQYISRYNEAAVKALAAEQEG
- a CDS encoding carbohydrate ABC transporter permease: MDTASKRLGRIVQNGLLIIYSIFALFPLLWMLILSIKSDAEMYTTTFLFSPTLDNYKAVLLESDYLQYMLDSLIVAGGAVIVSVIAGVPAAYALARYNFKKKEDIAFQILSFKFAPEILVVLPLFMVYQMFGIYDSYFGLIWVYQLISMPLLIWVVRGYFEDISVEIEYAAQVDGYSWYQIFFKNLVPLIKPGLVSAALLAFIFAWNCFTFPLMLGGTNVQPITVAITKFLGTDSAHYGQLAVAATISALPAIIFALCIQKHLVRGLSFGAVKG
- a CDS encoding carbohydrate ABC transporter permease, whose protein sequence is MKEQKKAGAAVNELNVLPFKTRVLPYLIVAPALIITIGIMVPFVMAIYYSLTNYSFRMPTYSFVGLRNWIDILQSSQFWKAVWVTLRYAFFSTVIEMGLGMGIAILLNNLNNKFSKIMRVALIFPLMVAPVTATIVWQLMLNNSVGILEKFLNIFGVYNFPWAASPSTAMLTAVMIDVWVNTSFCMLLVLAGLQSLPKSPFESAKIDGGSIMFNFRNLTLPMLKPSLYIALLFRLMAALQEYAIIFALTKGGPGDTLMNLSLTAYQTGFQFQKFGYALPYILVLWVFINIVAKQIVKRQRAAQKQAAGLEE
- a CDS encoding ABC transporter substrate-binding protein, whose product is MKKRIVSVLLCTAMVASMLVGCGGKTVSNNAGESEDYEAGNAEDFDWKNYEGTTLNVMFNEHNYSKAVIEKIPEFEELTGIKVKYSSTPESNYFDKLNTSLSSRSGTPDVYMTGAYQVWEYAPAGYMEPLENYINDPAKTAPDYNFDDFIPAVVDGLKWDLVPGHKVGEGSQWALPMGWELNNLAYNKAVFEEKGMTVPTTTDELLETAKALKEFNGSGSYGIAVRGTREWATIHPGYMSLFSTWGGQDFAIEDGKLVCKLDSEEAIAMTDYWVNMIKEAGAPQWTNYTWYEASADLGAGKAAMLFDATSAGYFQNFEGASQESGNIAWSTIPLPEGKTADDMKANIWIWSLAMNADSKNKDAAWYFIQYFTSPEYMLYSGTEGASPDTPRTSVMESDEYRAIVGSADNYLESIAELTENASIQFTPQPYFFECTTKWAETLQDLVTSDKYSSTEEAMKTLKGELDKIVADLEIEE
- a CDS encoding DUF624 domain-containing protein, coding for MKVFEYDHGFMRYATLLSRLTLLNLLWLALCIPLVTAGAATAALYHSAFCLMNGDVHIARNFKDGLKLYWKKGTIVWIFMAILTSAFVLAYYLLNTAKIPNNLALTVVAGIAFLTLLLVMLWIFPVMVNFSGKLSELVFNAFVFAFMYAPVTLIAAAFYGIGGFLFIRFLSTRLLVILFGPALIVYCTLVLFEKVFQKYKAKKE
- a CDS encoding zinc-binding dehydrogenase, whose protein sequence is MVVISGAGTLGLGMITYARMKNPKLLIVLDMQDGRLEKTKEFGADLVFNPGKCDIDKEIKALTNDYGCDVYIEVTGHPSSVIQGLAVTRKLGRFVEFSVFGSETSVDWSIIGDRKELGILGAHLSPYAYPFVIENMMKGNLKTDGVASSMFKIEEWEKAFDYATGNHGDFKVAFKFD
- a CDS encoding alcohol dehydrogenase catalytic domain-containing protein → MANKGSTPKTMKALVAYAKDDYRFEAEYPAPTCGPDDIIIKTEACGVCAGDLKCSHGAAMFWGDDVQPSWVKPPFIPGHENRRFS
- a CDS encoding FGGY-family carbohydrate kinase, with translation MGQYVIGLDNGGTSTKAAIFDLQGKEIATLGKQTKVITPKSGYTERDMEELWLANCDCIKGAIKKAGIDGKDVLGIAVCGHGKGLYPWGKDGKPAYNGIISTDSRAWKYPEKWYETGVYDEVHGQLCQEFMACQQVSLLAWFKDHYREVYDNIQYAFSVKDYVRFRLTGEAYSEATDISGSGLMDVKNARFDRDILEKLGIGEAYDMLPPIRYSYDLCGTISEEASVLTGLPEGTAVAGGMFDIDACAVAVDVTSPDKMCTIAGTWSINEYISEKPVMDGSIAMNSLFAMPGYYLVEECSATSSGNLEWYLENCMENELIPEGQSIYSIVNDKVASVKAEECDVYFLPFLYGSNTHPLGKGAFIGLTTYHNKAHMLRAIYEGVVYSHKTHIEKLLSSREKPEAIRMAGGAANSKVWVQMFADVLGLPIETVDAKELGALGCGMAATIAAGVYKDYKEAAKCMVHVSGRVEPNPDMQDIYDKKYKKYRAVSKALDTVWGQFEV
- a CDS encoding L-ribulose-5-phosphate 3-epimerase, yielding MKAECDYRLGIYEKALPPELNWKERLLAAKEAGFDYVEMSVDETAERMSRLDWSNEQISELRQIQVETGVPIETICFSAQRKYPLGSKKWENEAKELLQKGVLFAKKMGIRIIQTQGYDCYYEETSDETTKERFYRNLEEGTMFAASHGVTLAMETMENDFMNTIEKAMYSVKRVDSPYLQVYPDVGNISNATKDVVGDIKTGKGYIAAAHLKETAPGKFREIPYGTGQVDFPPAIAQLYRQGVRRYVAEFWYCGEENWKEIVAYNRRFLDEQFKMAEALL